Part of the Ictalurus furcatus strain D&B chromosome 19, Billie_1.0, whole genome shotgun sequence genome, ATCCTTAAGCTATGATTATTCTACAAGCGCGTGCACGTAAACGCGTGATGTGGGCACAGAACAGACAATGGGTACATGGGAAAAGagcaggtgtgcatacttccGGGTGAAAAGCAAGAAACtattttgctgttattttatTCCTGTACTCTTTCAGTGCTgggccataataataataataataataataataataataataataataataataataataataatcctcacAGCGCCCTCAGCAGGTCAgttaagagaaaaacacatttcactaaaCAGAAATCTGAGTGTGGACGTGCTttactgccatcttgtggatgctaaattttaatgttagtaataaaaaataattaaataatcatttacttttaattGCTCATGTTTTTAATCCTGAAACCCAGACTAAATgcctgtgtatttaaaaaataatatctgATAGGAAGTGACATGGTAAGAATTATTGAATCAAAATGTTctaatattcctttatttataactccttaattattattaaatatatgttaaacttcagtaaaaaaaaaagtctaaaatgatttaaatcatgatataatgttgtaataaagtaatgataaatattaaacgtgtgtgaatgtgtgtgtgtgtgtgtgtgtgtgtgtgtgtgtgtgtgtagctgatgtAGTTgcagtgtgctgcagtggtttatcagtgtgtgtgcgtgtgtgtgtgtgtgtgtgtgtgtgtgtgtagctgatgtAGTTgcagtgtgctgcagtggtttatcagtgtgtgtgtgtgtgtgtgtgtgtgtgtgtgtgtgtagctgatgtAGTTgcagtgtgctgcagtggtttatcagtgtgtgtatctgctCTGTGCAGCTGTCAGGCATTAATGCTGTACGACAGCCGAGTGCTTCCTCTCTCtgaaatcagtgtgtgatgtggtcgACTCTCGTCAGTCACACACCTCAGAGACGGGAGGCGGAGCTCTGTTCCTCAGTCACACACCTCAGAGACGGGAGGCGGAGCTCTGTTCATCAGCGCTGACGTTATTTTGATATAtatggagaaagtgagagacgcCTCATCTGATTTGTTATTGAGGCTGTGTGATGATTTCCTCTCGTCTTTCTAATAaggtaacagtgtgtgtgattggtggctgtctctctctctctgtctgtctctctgtctctctctctgtagggggctgagtgaggggacacacttctctcagtctctctgggcgagtggaggtgaacacatcgtGTACAGCGAGGAGGGAGATGGAAATCTGTCTGACTTTTATTCTTCTCTcatccacactcacactcacagcaGCTGGTAAGTACACACTGATTATTCACAgtaaaacatcacacacttctCACTTTAACAGTAGCCACCATTTTTAATCCTGAAATGGGAGAAATTTTCCTGGACTGATCGTAACTTTATAAACAGTGaaagtctttcatttttatagaaTTTAAAAAGCTGTACATGAGCGTACACACGTCATCCTCAGGGGTTTTTCTGAGGCCTCAGTTATAAAATCAGGTCCCGATTAATGATTACAGTTTACACAGgatttattttgtgtatgtgtgtgtgtgtgtgtgtgtgtgtgtgtgtgtatgtgtgtgtgtgtgtgtgtgagagagagagagggagagagagtatgtttgtgtgcatgtaggtgtgtgtgtgtgtgagagagagagagagaaagagagagagagagagagtatgtgtgtgtgcatgtagatgtgtgtgttttatagtgtgtgtgtgtgtgtgtgtgtgtgtgtgtgtgtgtgtgcatttgtttgaGTCCTCATAAATGatgacagaaaataaaacccctctctctctctctctctctctctctcagacagtgTGAGGTTGGTGAATGGTGGAAGTCACTGTGTTGGGAGAGTGGAGGTCCTTCATGATGGACAGTGGGGAACAGTGTGTCATAATAGCTGGGATATGAGAGAAGCTGCGGTGGTGTGTAGAGAGCTGCGCTGTGGGGAGCCTGTAAATGTGCAGTATGCTGCTCACTTTGGACGGGGATCAGGAACAATCTGGATGAATGGTGTGGACTGTAGTGGATCAGAGACGACACTGAAGAACTGTAGCTCAGCAGGGTTGGGGAATAATAACTGTGATCATGGTGGTGATGCTGGAGTCACCTGCTCAGGTAAACTGCTTTTAatcataatatttaaaatatgttctAGAAAATATCATAATTAACACAATGTATGTTAAAGTTctatgaaataaatgttgagtGTAATAGATTGAGCTGTCAGTGTCTGGTGTAAAGTCCACTTTGATCAACATGACAATGTGTTGAACACGACAACGCTGCAGTCTGGTGTTAAAACTGCTTTAGAGGAACTCCAAACTGTGTGACGAGTAATAACAttgtagtactagtagtaataataataataataataataataataataataataataatacagttatttttttcaattattccaTAAATTCAAGTGCATagaaatacattataaataaagcttGTGACCACATCCTTATCCCAGGTAACTCCATATGGGGTCTCAACCCCAAGTTACCAGCTCATGCCTTAAATCATTCACacttagattttgtttgatttagatGAAACAACAGTgaactcatttacatttacatttatggcatttggcagatgcctttgacttacatttatctcatttatacatctgagcagtttagggttaagggccttgctcaagggcccaacagtggcagcactGGGATTTAAACTAACaatcttccgatcagtagtccaacgtcttaaccactgcaCTACCACTGCCCTCAGAACTGTGATTATTACAGTCTGGTCAGTTTATCCTTCAAACTGTGGGGTTTCTTTACAGGAGAGCGCACTAAttcaacattacatttacatttattcttttagCAGACTCTttcatccaaagcgacttacaaatgaggaaatacaaacaaCGTGATACATtcagcagagaacaatacaagtagtgctaccatacaataTTTTAACTGAGtgctagaggagcaaagtgcacagcattattatttatatatatatatatatatatatatatatatatatatatatatatatatatatatatatatagagtggGGGCATGTAGGGGTTtagtaggcactaccaggcgtcggtcgttaactgatTGCAGGTTGCAGAATGGAACATAAACCTCGAGGAGAGTGCTGAcgtagggggcgctgttccagacaaggtcttgtgcgtgagcatcaaggccttgaatttgatcctggcggctacaggaagccagtggaggaaaatgaagaggggtgtgacgtgggtccttttgggctatTTTAAAACAAGgtttgctgctgcattctgaatcatctgaattAACACGTTGCAATTATTCAGACTATTTATGCAGCAATGTATTCTCAATGTACTTCACTCCgattagatttattttaatgctcaccatcttctcattcatgtATCAGCACATTCGTTTTAAAAGTGTAATTTTCAGTGGTCTAGACGCTATTAAAAAACCTGGTCTCTTGTCCCAACTTTAGAGTCATGAATTacatgcaggtgattttaataatctgagtGAAGAAATCATAAACTGACTTAAGCAGCTGCGTAACCCGTCTCTGAATATGAGGAACTTTTCTGCTTACATACTGATGTTGCTTTTGGACTTAAGTCACTGACTCTGAATCCGACCCACTGTAATTGTTGTGACTCTTAAACACTATTTCTGTAACTTTAATGTTCATTATGACTTCACCACTTTAAATATCTGTGTTTTAATGTAGGGAATGAAGCTGAGAATTATGATGACATCCTTACAGCTGATCAGAAGACAGTTATACTGACAGGTATGTAATAATGTGACAGTTTTTAATCTCAATCATGAACACAGTCATAAATAACATCAAAGTGAATTTACTGTCATTGATTCCATTCAGGACATACCAGACTACTGTGATGCTGCTGTTACCACTAATAcactaatattatatatactcaCACCATTCATCtgtatacatctctctctctctctctctctctctctctctctctctctctctcagacagtgTGAGGTTGGTGAATGGTGGAAGTCGCTGTGCTGGGAGAGTGGAGGTTCTTCATGATGGACGGTGGGGAACAGTGTGTGGTTCTGCCTGGGATATGAAAGATGCTGCAGTGGTGTGTAGAGAGCTGCGCTGTGGGGAGGCTGTAGATGTGCGTTATTGGGCTGCGTTTGGACAAGGTTCAGGAGAAATCTGGATACATGATGTGTACTGTAGAGGATCCGAGTTGACTCTGAACAATTGTAGCTCACAAGGGAAACATAACTGTGATCATGTTAATGATGCTGGGGTCATCTGCTCAGGTAAAatgttgtattaaaaaaaaaaacatttcttaaatTATTAGCATGATTTGACTAATTAAAACTTTACCAATACATTaattaagtattatttattcatttttatttattttaattgaaagCATTATGTAACTACATGGGAATGTTTCTTGATAGTAAAAATCTACACAATActtacaaaattaaattaaacacaggTCAGAATTTGAGACTCACTGCTGGTCCTCAGCGGTGCTCTGGGAGAGTGGAGGTGCTTCATGGAGGTTCCTGGTACACAGTGTGTGATGCTGACTTTGACCAGCAGGATGCAGAGGTTGTGTGTCGAGAGCTGGGCTGTGGGATTCCTGTGGAGGTGCTGGGATCAGCTGCTTTTGGCCGAGGGGAGGGTCAGGTGTGGACAGAGGAGCTTCAGTGTAGAGGAAATGAATCTGAGATTACCTTCTGTCCAACATCATCttcactcaaacactcaaactGCTCCCATTACAACGATGTGGGATTAATATGTTCTGGTGAAGTATCATGATTTAACTTCTGTTTAAATAGAGAACACatacctgtcaatcaaacttTAATGTGTCTTTGTTAAttttcctctttcactgagCTCTCGGCTGTTTGTTCAGGTCACACAGGGGCGCAGCTGGTGAACGGACCGGACTCCTGTTTTGGTCGAGTGGAGCTCCAGTACCTCGGTGACTGGGGCGCAGTTTGTGCTGTAGGCTGGGATATGAGAGCTGCAGATGTTCTCTGTGCACAGCTGGGTTGTGGGAGTGCTGTGGCTGTAGTGGAGGTGGACTGGTTTGGGGAGGGGAGTGGCCACATCTGGGCTGATGTGTTTGATTGTCAGGGAAACGAGACACACCTATCACAATGTgacatctcatcatggagtCGAGCTGCATGCTCTCATAAACACGATGCTGGAGTCATCTGTAATGGTGAGATATTAACGTCACCTACACCACGTTAGTGAATAAAGTCAGTGTTCAttagaatatttaaatgatgttcTTCTGCTTCAGGATCATCCGTGGCGTTTCATGAAGGGCGAGTGCGGTTGTCTGGAGGGAGCGAGTGTCAGGGGGAGGTGGAGATTTATTTCAGGCAGGACTGGAGGAGAGTTCTCCTGGACTCGTGGAGTCTGTCTGAGGCGTCTGTGCTCTGCAGACAGCTGGGTTGTGGCTCCGTGCTGAACTACCGCTCCTCTCCATCCAccactgaacacaaacacatgtgtgTAACGGGTTTCAGCTGCTCTGGGAGTGAAGCTCATCTGGGGAACTGCAGCAGTGCACAACCTGTCAACTGCAGCTCCGGGGAACAGCTGTACATCACCTGCTCAGGTAAGCAGCACAACACCTACCAATGAGCAGCTATTAACAACagtaatacatatatttataattctAAAATATCCTACTAAATATACAGAGTAATTAAATATGTTATAAGATTGTATTAGTTTTATATAActtataacattaaatccagACCCCAGCTCCATCAGGCTGGTTGGTTCTGGGGGAGACTGTGCAGGAAGGCTGGAGGTTTTCCACAGCGGCTCGTGGGGGACAGTGTGTGATGACTCGTGGGATATTGAGGATGCGCAGGTGGTGTGCAGACAGCTGCAGTGTGGAGTGGCCCTCAGTACCCACATACCAGCCTGGTTTGGTCCTGGAACTGGGTCCATATGGCTGAATGAGGTGGAGTGTGAGGGGAACGAGACGTCCCTGTGGAACTGCAGATTTCAGCTGTGTGAAGAGGGTGAATGTGGACACCAGGAGGACGTAGGAGTCGTGTGCTCAGGTACAGTGTAATGACTGAGATTAAACctgtaaatatgaatatgtCTGTATTTCAAACTGAGGTCCAAAGTTCCTGAAATTCACCATGATAGAcctgtttataaatgtaatcCATGTTGAATATcttttttacataaatataacattacACATATTTAACTGAGTCAATAAAACAGGATTTTTACAGATTAAGTGCAAGTCATCCTTCTCTCACCAGAGTGTAAAGAGATCCGACTCACGGAGGGCTGTGAAGGGAATCTGGAAGTGTTCTACAATGGAACCTGGGGTAATGTGTGTCACAATCAGATGGAGATGGAGTTAGAAACAGCAGATATGGTGTGTCGAGAGCTGAACTGTGGAAGACGCGAGCGTTTGGTCTCGGCCAGGGCGAGAGTCGAATCTGCTCCTAACTGGATGAAAAATTAACTATTAACACTATTAacactgtgtttattattatttgtggctTTACATATTATgggttgtatatatatatattttttattttattttattttatccctTCTATAATTACTCATAGTTGTGCCACTGTAATGTTAGCagttttacataataataataataataataataataataataataacctcaCAGCGCCCTCAGCAGGTCatttaagagaaaaacacatttcactaaaCATAAATCTCAGTGTGGAAGTGCTttactgccatcttgtggatggaaaatgtaaatgtttttaataaaagtaattacttttttatttaagttattaatgtttataatcCTGAAACCCAGACACAATGTGTGTTCTTAAAAACAATATCTAATTGGAAGTGAAATGGTaagaattcttaattctttatttttttttaatcacaaacaATTACTTATATTAGAGCACAACAAAGAAACATGACTATTTTAGAAAATACAAgtattgtttattataaatataagtatGTGTTTTAGTTATTActgcttttacttttttatttaaaaatgacagtttttatttacgtgtttttttttagaagggtgctgttccagacaaggtcttgtaggtgagcatcaaggccttgaatttgatgcgggcggctacaggaagccagtggagggagatgaagaggggtgtgacatgggttttCTTgtgctggttgaagatgaggcgtgctgctgaattctgaatcatctgaagcggcttgatggagctggccgggaggcccgagagtagtgagttgcagtagtccagttttgagttaacaagagcctggactagtatctgtgtagcctgttcggtgaggtagggtctgattttcttgatgttgtacaggatgaacctacaggaccgtgcagttgttgagatgtggtgtGTAAAGATTAAGTCAAagtttatttatagagcacttttaaaaacaacaagtgtttaccaaagtgctgtacaaacataatcagaataaaacactaaacacatacaataaaacataaaacataaaacaagaacaaaatcataaaaacaGCTCTCATACTGAGTAGTATATTATAGTGTAGTACTGAGTAGTACTGGCAGTTTAACATAGCCCAGGTCGGAGTGCCAGCTGTTGCTGTCACAACTACTAAAGAAGCTATCATTTGATTTTCGTATGTTCCATCGTGAGTATCATGTCATCGGATCACGGCAGGTAAATCGTTTAGTTCTGTTACTCGAGCTAAATGATCTTGCATGCTTTCCAAATTGAGGTTGTTACACCTGTTTGTTCTTAGGGTCCTTGATTTTGCATGCGTTACGGCAGGCTGAGTGAGGTGTGGTCGTTTCGGTatagctcctccccctcactTGTGGAGCCACGTTGCTGTTTGGTTTTGGACTGCTTTGTTGCTTTGGGCTGTCTTGGgctgttttattttgctttattttgctttgctttgttcTGCTTTGTTCTGTTATTTTGCTTCGTGTTGGTTACTGTCACTAAGATCAGTTTTCTTTAATTCACtgtgttgtaacagtctttatcagTTATACTGATACTgcttggtggtagtagtggttttggtcagttttggtaaacttgctacctgcaatcagtttgagtgtggggttgtctgtgtttttgtaacagtaagtttgtcttttttgttttatctagttttttttgtatacttttGTTTGCCTGCTTTGAGCATATTGTAATTGATttagttttttgtgtttttgttttttcctatgGGGAGCTGGGTGCTTCCTGAGGCTGGGGGAGTTCTTGGCAGCACCTGATTGTTGATTGTTGATGGTTGTTCATTTCTtcttgtgactgttttattGACCAGTGCCTGACTGCGttggttgcttttttttttttttttttttttttaagtaattcttggccagtcttttttttttttttttttacctcaaaataaa contains:
- the LOC128623301 gene encoding putative DMBT1-like protein, translating into MKDAAVVCRELRCGEAVDVRYWAAFGQGSGEIWIHDVYCRGSELTLNNCSSQGKHNCDHVNDAGVICSGQNLRLTAGPQRCSGRVEVLHGGSWYTVCDADFDQQDAEVVCRELGCGIPVEVLGSAAFGRGEGQVWTEELQCRGNESEITFCPTSSSLKHSNCSHYNDVGLICSGEVS
- the LOC128623157 gene encoding scavenger receptor cysteine-rich type 1 protein M130-like; this encodes MRAADVLCAQLGCGSAVAVVEVDWFGEGSGHIWADVFDCQGNETHLSQCDISSWSRAACSHKHDAGVICNGSSVAFHEGRVRLSGGSECQGEVEIYFRQDWRRVLLDSWSLSEASVLCRQLGCGSVLNYRSSPSTTEHKHMCVTGFSCSGSEAHLGNCSSAQPVNCSSGEQLYITCSDPSSIRLVGSGGDCAGRLEVFHSGSWGTVCDDSWDIEDAQVVCRQLQCGVALSTHIPAWFGPGTGSIWLNEVECEGNETSLWNCRFQLCEEGECGHQEDVGVVCSECKEIRLTEGCEGNLEVFYNGTWDSVRLVNGGSRCAGRVEVLQEGQWGTVCGDDWDLDDAAVVCRELRCGEPVNAPQYGYFGRGSGPIWMVYVHCTGSESTLKNCESFGRGDYCGHGRDAGVTCSGQNSRLTAGPHRCSGRVEVFLGGSWSTVCDADFDQQDAEVVCRELGCGIPVEVLGSAAFGRGEGQVWTEELQCRGSESEIYFCPTSSSLKHSTCSHYNDVGLICSGEVS